A stretch of DNA from Prochlorococcus marinus str. SB:
AAGTAGAGGGAAATAGCCCCGTATATAAAAGATAATTCGAAAGCATAATTATGACTTTCAACCACAGCCAGAGGAAAACCTTCTAGTCCAGTATCAAGGAGATGAAAATAAACTGCAAATGCCATTGTGGAGAATAGACCAAGAGAAGAAAGCCTCGCAAAGATCCCTAAAGCCAATCCTATCGGGCATACCAGTTGAGTAATTGCCGCTCCAAAAGTCCAAATAACAGGATCACCAGGCAAAAATGGGAAATACTTTCCAACTACAAACTCAGCAAAACCCTGCGGATCCTGAAGTTTTTCTAGGCCATGATGAATCATCAAAGCACAAAAACCTATTCTTAAAACAAAAATCGATAGTTCTCCAAGGATATTTACTTCTGACCCTGAAGATGAATTGGCAACTACGACTTCAACTTTTTGAGGAGCCTTAGTTCTATTCATACTTGCAGTTTGAACCTGATTAGTTTGTGCTTTGTCTTCCATACTTCAATATTTTTTCATTATTCTAGTTAATAAAGTAGATCTTTTGGAATTATCTGACTAATAAATTTAGAAAACTAAGCAAATTTATAAATGAATAACAAATTCAGGAAGCAATTTCAATTAACTTTTCAATAACATCTGCAACAACCTTATCAGGAGTGGATGCACCTGAGGTAATCCCAACATTAATTTCCCCATGAGGTAGAAAATTTTTTTTAAGTTCTAATTCTGATCCTAGTGGTTTATG
This window harbors:
- a CDS encoding DoxX family protein, which translates into the protein MEDKAQTNQVQTASMNRTKAPQKVEVVVANSSSGSEVNILGELSIFVLRIGFCALMIHHGLEKLQDPQGFAEFVVGKYFPFLPGDPVIWTFGAAITQLVCPIGLALGIFARLSSLGLFSTMAFAVYFHLLDTGLEGFPLAVVESHNYAFELSFIYGAISLYFLCAGPGRLSLFRKTNKITYYPKST